A genome region from Aquila chrysaetos chrysaetos unplaced genomic scaffold, bAquChr1.4, whole genome shotgun sequence includes the following:
- the KIF5A gene encoding kinesin heavy chain isoform X2, with amino-acid sequence MAEPSTECSIKVLCRFRPLNPAEILRGDKFLPVFQGDDSVVVGGKPYVFDRVFPPNTTQEQVYHACAMQIVKDVLAGYNGTIFAYGQTSSGKTHTMEGKLHDPQQMGIIPRIAQDIFNHIYAMDENLEFHIKVSYFEIYLDKIRDLLDMTKTNLSVHEDKNRVPYVKGCTERFVSSPEEILDVIDEGKSNRHVAVTNMNEHSSRSHSIFLINIKQENVETEQKLSGKLYLVDLAGSEKVSKTGAEGAVLDEAKNINKSLSALGNVISALAEGTKAYVPYRDSKMTRILQDSLGGNCRTTMFICCSPSSYNDAETKSTLMFGQRAKTIKNTASVNLELTAEQWKKKYEKEKEKNKALKETIGKLEAELSRWRSGEAVPETEQLSGAEAEAGTGEGMGEGTGTGPSDETPLNDNSSSIVIHISDEERRKYEEEIRKLYKQLDDKDDEINQQSQIMEKLKQQMLDQEEVLAAARGGGEAARRELAALRAEHGAARAEVAEVLAALEELARSYDRKAQEAEDTGRHNRRLADELARTEATTLSLETELQRVRELGGQQRKRAAEVLNGLMKDLSEFSLIVGNGEIKLPVEVSGAIEEEFTVARLYISKIKSEVKSVVKRCRQLENLQVECHRKMEVTGRELSSCQLLISQHEAKIRSLTEYTQTVELKKRHLEESYDALSEELARLQAQETAQGVARKEREQDETQDTDEVKALELQLESQREAQHKQLARLRDEVNERQKTIDELRDLNQKLELELEKLRAEHEALRSEERAKAARLQELTFLYERHEQSKQDLKGLEETVARELQTLHNLRKLFVQDVTTRVKKSAELEPEDSGGLHSQKQKISFLENNLEQLTKVHKQLDLWVSKLVRDNADLRCELPKLEKRLRATAGRVQALEGALREAKEGARLDKRRYQQEVERIREAVRARGAARRTHSAHIAKPVRPGQVPAASPTGLSYTNSLFQGYPGGGPLPGPSPQGLFASGPTTLSSSPPDTYQQLNVDNGNMTDINDNRSDLSCACEAEEQSKLFPLRQETAAS; translated from the exons ATGGCCGAGCCCAGCACCGAGTGCAGCATCAAGGTCCTGTGCCGGTTCCGGCCCCTCAACCCGGCGGAGATTCTGCGGGGGGACAAATTCCTGCCCGTCTTCCAGGGGGACGACAGCGTGGTGGTGGGG ggCAAACCCTATGTCTTTGACCGTGTCTTCCCCCCCAACACCACCCAGGAGCAGGTCTACCATGCCTGCGCCATGCAGATCGTCAAGG ATGTGCTGGCTGGGTACAACGGCACCATCTTCGCCTACGGGCAGACGTCATCGGGCAAGACCCACACCATGGAG gGCAAGCTGCACGATCCCCAGCAGATGGGCATCATCCCACGCATCGCCCAGGACATCTTCAACCACATCTACGCCATGGATGAGAACCTTGAGTTCCACATCAAG GTTTCTTACTTTGAAATTTATCTGGACAAGATCCGGGACCTGCTCGACA TGACCAAGACCAACCTGTCAGTGCACGAGGACAAGAACCGGGTTCCCTACGTCAAG ggCTGCACCGAGCGCTTCGTCTCCAGCCCTGAGGAAATTCTGGACGTGATCGACGAGGGGAAATCCAACCGGCATGTGGCTGTCACTA ACATGAACGAGCACAGCTCCCGCAGCCACAGCATCTTCCTCATCAACATCAAGCAGGAGAATGTGGAGACGGAGCAGAAGCTCAGCGGGAAGCTCTACCTGGTCGACCTGGCTGGGAGTGAGAAG GTCAGCAAGACGGGGGCTGAGGGGGCCGTGCTGGATGAAGCCAAGAACATCAACAAGTCGCTGTCGGCGCTGGGCAACGTCATCTCGGCCCTGGCCGAGGGCACG AAGGCCTACGTGCCCTACCGGGACAGCAAGATGACACGGATCCTGCAGGACTCGCTGGGGGGGAACTGCCGCACCACCATGTTCATCTGCTGCTCCCCCTCCAGCTACAACGATGCCGAAACCAAGTCCACCCTCATGTTCGGGCAGAG GGCCAAGACTATCAAGAACACGGCGTCGGTGAACCTGGAGCTGACGGCCGAGCAGTGGAAGAAGAAGTAcgagaaggagaaggagaagaacaaGGCGCTGAAGGAGACCATCGGGAAGCTGGAGGCCGAGCTGAGCCGCTGGCGGAGCG GTGAGGCCGTGCCGGAGACGGAGCAGCTGAGCGGGGCCGAGGCGGAGGCCGGGACAGGCGAGGGGATGGgtgaggggacagggacaggacCCTCCGACGAGACCCCCCTCAACGACAACAGCTCCTCCATCGTCATCCACATCTCTGACGAGGAGCGCCGCAAGTACGAGGAGGAGATCCGCAAGCTCTACAAGCAGCTGGATGACAAg GACGATGAGATCAACCAGCAGAGCCAAATCATGGAGAAGCTCAAGCAACAGATGCTGGACCAGGAGGAG GTGCTGGCGGCGGcacgggggggtggggaggcggcgcggcgggagctGGCGGCACTGCGTGCCGAGCATGGGGCGGCCCGTGCCGAGGTGGCCGAGGTGCTGGCGGCACTGGAGGAGCTGGCGCGCAGCTACGACCGCAAGGCGCAGGAGGCCGAGGACACCGGCCGCCACAACCGCCGGCTGGCCGACGAGCTGGCTCGCACTGAG GCGACGACGCTGTCGCTGGAGACGGAGCTGCAGCGGGTGCGGGAGCTGGGGGGGCAGCAGCGCAAGCGGGCGGCCGAGGTGCTCAACGGGCTGATGAAGGACCTGAGCGAGTTCAGCCTCATCGTGGGCAACGGCGAGATCAAGCTG CCGGTGGAGGTGAGCGGGGCCATCGAGGAGGAGTTCACCGTCGCCCGGCTCTACATCAGCAAGATCAAGTCGGAGGTGAAGTCGGTGGTGAAGCGGTGCCGGCAGCTGGAGAACCTGCAGGTGGAGTGCCACCGCAAGATGGAGGTGACCGGGCGCGAGCTttcctcctgccagctcctcaTCTCCCAG CACGAGGCGAAGATCCGCTCGCTGACGGAGTACACGCAGACGGTGGAGCTGAAGAAGCGGCACCTGGAAGAGTCGTACGATGCCCTGAGCGAGGAGCTGGCCCGGCTGCAGGCCCAGG AGACGGCGCAGGGGGTGGCCCGGAAGGAGCGGGAGCAGGATGAGACCCAGGACACCGATGAGGTCAAG GcgctggagctgcagctggagagccaGCGGGAAGCCCAGCACAAGCAGCTGGCGCGGCTGCGGGACGAGGTCAACGAGAGGCAGAAAACCATCGACGAGCTGCGGGA CCTGAACCagaagctggagctggagctggagaagctgcGTGCGGAGCACGAGGCGCTGCGGAGCGAGGAGCGGGCCAAGGCTGCCCGGCTGCAGGAGCTCAC ATTTCTCTATGAGCGCCACGAGCAGTCCAAGCAGGACCTCAAGGGGCTGGAGGAGACCGTG gcccgtGAACTCCAGACCCTCCACAACCTGCGCAAGCTGTTTGTTCAAGACGTCACGACTCGAGTCAAGAAA aGCGCAGAGCTGGAGCCTGAGGACAGTGGGGGGCTGCACTCCCAGAAGCAGAAGATTTCCTTTCTTGAGAACAACCTGGAGCAGCTTACAAAGGTTCACAAACag CTGGATCTCTGGGTGTCCAAG CTGGTCCGTGACAATGCAGACCTGCGCTGCGAGCTTCCGAAGCTGGAGAAACGCTTGCGGGCTACGGCTGGGCGAGTGCAGGCCCTGGAGGGTGCTCTGAGGGAGGCCAAGGAGGGTGCTCGCCTCGACAAGCGTCGCTACCAGCAAGAGGTGGAACGCATCAGGGAGGCCGTCAGGGCCCGGGGGGCCGCCCGCCGCACCCACAGCGCCCACATcg ccaagcCGGTGCGACCAGGGCAGGTGCCAGCGGCGTCACCCACCGGCCTCAGCTACACCAACAGCCTCTTCCAGGGGTACCCCGGGGGGGGCCCCCTGCCCGGCCCCAGCCCCCAGGGCCT CTTTGCCAGCGGCCCCACCACGCTCTCCAGCAGCCCCCCGGACACCTACCAGCAGCTCAACGTGGATAATG GGAACATGACAGATATCAATGATAACAG gagTGACCTGTCCTGCGCCTGCGAGGCCGAGGAGCAATCCAAGCTCTTCCCCCTGCGCCAGGAGACGGCGGCCAGCtaa
- the KIF5A gene encoding kinesin heavy chain isoform X1: protein MAEPSTECSIKVLCRFRPLNPAEILRGDKFLPVFQGDDSVVVGGKPYVFDRVFPPNTTQEQVYHACAMQIVKDVLAGYNGTIFAYGQTSSGKTHTMEGKLHDPQQMGIIPRIAQDIFNHIYAMDENLEFHIKVSYFEIYLDKIRDLLDMTKTNLSVHEDKNRVPYVKGCTERFVSSPEEILDVIDEGKSNRHVAVTNMNEHSSRSHSIFLINIKQENVETEQKLSGKLYLVDLAGSEKVSKTGAEGAVLDEAKNINKSLSALGNVISALAEGTKAYVPYRDSKMTRILQDSLGGNCRTTMFICCSPSSYNDAETKSTLMFGQRAKTIKNTASVNLELTAEQWKKKYEKEKEKNKALKETIGKLEAELSRWRSGEAVPETEQLSGAEAEAGTGEGMGEGTGTGPSDETPLNDNSSSIVIHISDEERRKYEEEIRKLYKQLDDKDDEINQQSQIMEKLKQQMLDQEEVLAAARGGGEAARRELAALRAEHGAARAEVAEVLAALEELARSYDRKAQEAEDTGRHNRRLADELARTEATTLSLETELQRVRELGGQQRKRAAEVLNGLMKDLSEFSLIVGNGEIKLPVEVSGAIEEEFTVARLYISKIKSEVKSVVKRCRQLENLQVECHRKMEVTGRELSSCQLLISQHEAKIRSLTEYTQTVELKKRHLEESYDALSEELARLQAQETAQGVARKEREQDETQDTDEVKKALELQLESQREAQHKQLARLRDEVNERQKTIDELRDLNQKLELELEKLRAEHEALRSEERAKAARLQELTFLYERHEQSKQDLKGLEETVARELQTLHNLRKLFVQDVTTRVKKSAELEPEDSGGLHSQKQKISFLENNLEQLTKVHKQLDLWVSKLVRDNADLRCELPKLEKRLRATAGRVQALEGALREAKEGARLDKRRYQQEVERIREAVRARGAARRTHSAHIAKPVRPGQVPAASPTGLSYTNSLFQGYPGGGPLPGPSPQGLFASGPTTLSSSPPDTYQQLNVDNGNMTDINDNRSDLSCACEAEEQSKLFPLRQETAAS, encoded by the exons ATGGCCGAGCCCAGCACCGAGTGCAGCATCAAGGTCCTGTGCCGGTTCCGGCCCCTCAACCCGGCGGAGATTCTGCGGGGGGACAAATTCCTGCCCGTCTTCCAGGGGGACGACAGCGTGGTGGTGGGG ggCAAACCCTATGTCTTTGACCGTGTCTTCCCCCCCAACACCACCCAGGAGCAGGTCTACCATGCCTGCGCCATGCAGATCGTCAAGG ATGTGCTGGCTGGGTACAACGGCACCATCTTCGCCTACGGGCAGACGTCATCGGGCAAGACCCACACCATGGAG gGCAAGCTGCACGATCCCCAGCAGATGGGCATCATCCCACGCATCGCCCAGGACATCTTCAACCACATCTACGCCATGGATGAGAACCTTGAGTTCCACATCAAG GTTTCTTACTTTGAAATTTATCTGGACAAGATCCGGGACCTGCTCGACA TGACCAAGACCAACCTGTCAGTGCACGAGGACAAGAACCGGGTTCCCTACGTCAAG ggCTGCACCGAGCGCTTCGTCTCCAGCCCTGAGGAAATTCTGGACGTGATCGACGAGGGGAAATCCAACCGGCATGTGGCTGTCACTA ACATGAACGAGCACAGCTCCCGCAGCCACAGCATCTTCCTCATCAACATCAAGCAGGAGAATGTGGAGACGGAGCAGAAGCTCAGCGGGAAGCTCTACCTGGTCGACCTGGCTGGGAGTGAGAAG GTCAGCAAGACGGGGGCTGAGGGGGCCGTGCTGGATGAAGCCAAGAACATCAACAAGTCGCTGTCGGCGCTGGGCAACGTCATCTCGGCCCTGGCCGAGGGCACG AAGGCCTACGTGCCCTACCGGGACAGCAAGATGACACGGATCCTGCAGGACTCGCTGGGGGGGAACTGCCGCACCACCATGTTCATCTGCTGCTCCCCCTCCAGCTACAACGATGCCGAAACCAAGTCCACCCTCATGTTCGGGCAGAG GGCCAAGACTATCAAGAACACGGCGTCGGTGAACCTGGAGCTGACGGCCGAGCAGTGGAAGAAGAAGTAcgagaaggagaaggagaagaacaaGGCGCTGAAGGAGACCATCGGGAAGCTGGAGGCCGAGCTGAGCCGCTGGCGGAGCG GTGAGGCCGTGCCGGAGACGGAGCAGCTGAGCGGGGCCGAGGCGGAGGCCGGGACAGGCGAGGGGATGGgtgaggggacagggacaggacCCTCCGACGAGACCCCCCTCAACGACAACAGCTCCTCCATCGTCATCCACATCTCTGACGAGGAGCGCCGCAAGTACGAGGAGGAGATCCGCAAGCTCTACAAGCAGCTGGATGACAAg GACGATGAGATCAACCAGCAGAGCCAAATCATGGAGAAGCTCAAGCAACAGATGCTGGACCAGGAGGAG GTGCTGGCGGCGGcacgggggggtggggaggcggcgcggcgggagctGGCGGCACTGCGTGCCGAGCATGGGGCGGCCCGTGCCGAGGTGGCCGAGGTGCTGGCGGCACTGGAGGAGCTGGCGCGCAGCTACGACCGCAAGGCGCAGGAGGCCGAGGACACCGGCCGCCACAACCGCCGGCTGGCCGACGAGCTGGCTCGCACTGAG GCGACGACGCTGTCGCTGGAGACGGAGCTGCAGCGGGTGCGGGAGCTGGGGGGGCAGCAGCGCAAGCGGGCGGCCGAGGTGCTCAACGGGCTGATGAAGGACCTGAGCGAGTTCAGCCTCATCGTGGGCAACGGCGAGATCAAGCTG CCGGTGGAGGTGAGCGGGGCCATCGAGGAGGAGTTCACCGTCGCCCGGCTCTACATCAGCAAGATCAAGTCGGAGGTGAAGTCGGTGGTGAAGCGGTGCCGGCAGCTGGAGAACCTGCAGGTGGAGTGCCACCGCAAGATGGAGGTGACCGGGCGCGAGCTttcctcctgccagctcctcaTCTCCCAG CACGAGGCGAAGATCCGCTCGCTGACGGAGTACACGCAGACGGTGGAGCTGAAGAAGCGGCACCTGGAAGAGTCGTACGATGCCCTGAGCGAGGAGCTGGCCCGGCTGCAGGCCCAGG AGACGGCGCAGGGGGTGGCCCGGAAGGAGCGGGAGCAGGATGAGACCCAGGACACCGATGAGGTCAAG AAAGcgctggagctgcagctggagagccaGCGGGAAGCCCAGCACAAGCAGCTGGCGCGGCTGCGGGACGAGGTCAACGAGAGGCAGAAAACCATCGACGAGCTGCGGGA CCTGAACCagaagctggagctggagctggagaagctgcGTGCGGAGCACGAGGCGCTGCGGAGCGAGGAGCGGGCCAAGGCTGCCCGGCTGCAGGAGCTCAC ATTTCTCTATGAGCGCCACGAGCAGTCCAAGCAGGACCTCAAGGGGCTGGAGGAGACCGTG gcccgtGAACTCCAGACCCTCCACAACCTGCGCAAGCTGTTTGTTCAAGACGTCACGACTCGAGTCAAGAAA aGCGCAGAGCTGGAGCCTGAGGACAGTGGGGGGCTGCACTCCCAGAAGCAGAAGATTTCCTTTCTTGAGAACAACCTGGAGCAGCTTACAAAGGTTCACAAACag CTGGATCTCTGGGTGTCCAAG CTGGTCCGTGACAATGCAGACCTGCGCTGCGAGCTTCCGAAGCTGGAGAAACGCTTGCGGGCTACGGCTGGGCGAGTGCAGGCCCTGGAGGGTGCTCTGAGGGAGGCCAAGGAGGGTGCTCGCCTCGACAAGCGTCGCTACCAGCAAGAGGTGGAACGCATCAGGGAGGCCGTCAGGGCCCGGGGGGCCGCCCGCCGCACCCACAGCGCCCACATcg ccaagcCGGTGCGACCAGGGCAGGTGCCAGCGGCGTCACCCACCGGCCTCAGCTACACCAACAGCCTCTTCCAGGGGTACCCCGGGGGGGGCCCCCTGCCCGGCCCCAGCCCCCAGGGCCT CTTTGCCAGCGGCCCCACCACGCTCTCCAGCAGCCCCCCGGACACCTACCAGCAGCTCAACGTGGATAATG GGAACATGACAGATATCAATGATAACAG gagTGACCTGTCCTGCGCCTGCGAGGCCGAGGAGCAATCCAAGCTCTTCCCCCTGCGCCAGGAGACGGCGGCCAGCtaa
- the KIF5A gene encoding kinesin heavy chain isoform X3 — MAEPSTECSIKVLCRFRPLNPAEILRGDKFLPVFQGDDSVVVGGKPYVFDRVFPPNTTQEQVYHACAMQIVKDVLAGYNGTIFAYGQTSSGKTHTMEGKLHDPQQMGIIPRIAQDIFNHIYAMDENLEFHIKVSYFEIYLDKIRDLLDMTKTNLSVHEDKNRVPYVKGCTERFVSSPEEILDVIDEGKSNRHVAVTNMNEHSSRSHSIFLINIKQENVETEQKLSGKLYLVDLAGSEKVSKTGAEGAVLDEAKNINKSLSALGNVISALAEGTKAYVPYRDSKMTRILQDSLGGNCRTTMFICCSPSSYNDAETKSTLMFGQRAKTIKNTASVNLELTAEQWKKKYEKEKEKNKALKETIGKLEAELSRWRSGEAVPETEQLSGAEAEAGTGEGMGEGTGTGPSDETPLNDNSSSIVIHISDEERRKYEEEIRKLYKQLDDKDDEINQQSQIMEKLKQQMLDQEEVLAAARGGGEAARRELAALRAEHGAARAEVAEVLAALEELARSYDRKAQEAEDTGRHNRRLADELARTEATTLSLETELQRVRELGGQQRKRAAEVLNGLMKDLSEFSLIVGNGEIKLPVEVSGAIEEEFTVARLYISKIKSEVKSVVKRCRQLENLQVECHRKMEVTGRELSSCQLLISQHEAKIRSLTEYTQTVELKKRHLEESYDALSEELARLQAQETAQGVARKEREQDETQDTDEVKKALELQLESQREAQHKQLARLRDEVNERQKTIDELRDLNQKLELELEKLRAEHEALRSEERAKAARLQELTFLYERHEQSKQDLKGLEETVARELQTLHNLRKLFVQDVTTRVKKSAELEPEDSGGLHSQKQKISFLENNLEQLTKVHKQLVRDNADLRCELPKLEKRLRATAGRVQALEGALREAKEGARLDKRRYQQEVERIREAVRARGAARRTHSAHIAKPVRPGQVPAASPTGLSYTNSLFQGYPGGGPLPGPSPQGLFASGPTTLSSSPPDTYQQLNVDNGNMTDINDNRSDLSCACEAEEQSKLFPLRQETAAS; from the exons ATGGCCGAGCCCAGCACCGAGTGCAGCATCAAGGTCCTGTGCCGGTTCCGGCCCCTCAACCCGGCGGAGATTCTGCGGGGGGACAAATTCCTGCCCGTCTTCCAGGGGGACGACAGCGTGGTGGTGGGG ggCAAACCCTATGTCTTTGACCGTGTCTTCCCCCCCAACACCACCCAGGAGCAGGTCTACCATGCCTGCGCCATGCAGATCGTCAAGG ATGTGCTGGCTGGGTACAACGGCACCATCTTCGCCTACGGGCAGACGTCATCGGGCAAGACCCACACCATGGAG gGCAAGCTGCACGATCCCCAGCAGATGGGCATCATCCCACGCATCGCCCAGGACATCTTCAACCACATCTACGCCATGGATGAGAACCTTGAGTTCCACATCAAG GTTTCTTACTTTGAAATTTATCTGGACAAGATCCGGGACCTGCTCGACA TGACCAAGACCAACCTGTCAGTGCACGAGGACAAGAACCGGGTTCCCTACGTCAAG ggCTGCACCGAGCGCTTCGTCTCCAGCCCTGAGGAAATTCTGGACGTGATCGACGAGGGGAAATCCAACCGGCATGTGGCTGTCACTA ACATGAACGAGCACAGCTCCCGCAGCCACAGCATCTTCCTCATCAACATCAAGCAGGAGAATGTGGAGACGGAGCAGAAGCTCAGCGGGAAGCTCTACCTGGTCGACCTGGCTGGGAGTGAGAAG GTCAGCAAGACGGGGGCTGAGGGGGCCGTGCTGGATGAAGCCAAGAACATCAACAAGTCGCTGTCGGCGCTGGGCAACGTCATCTCGGCCCTGGCCGAGGGCACG AAGGCCTACGTGCCCTACCGGGACAGCAAGATGACACGGATCCTGCAGGACTCGCTGGGGGGGAACTGCCGCACCACCATGTTCATCTGCTGCTCCCCCTCCAGCTACAACGATGCCGAAACCAAGTCCACCCTCATGTTCGGGCAGAG GGCCAAGACTATCAAGAACACGGCGTCGGTGAACCTGGAGCTGACGGCCGAGCAGTGGAAGAAGAAGTAcgagaaggagaaggagaagaacaaGGCGCTGAAGGAGACCATCGGGAAGCTGGAGGCCGAGCTGAGCCGCTGGCGGAGCG GTGAGGCCGTGCCGGAGACGGAGCAGCTGAGCGGGGCCGAGGCGGAGGCCGGGACAGGCGAGGGGATGGgtgaggggacagggacaggacCCTCCGACGAGACCCCCCTCAACGACAACAGCTCCTCCATCGTCATCCACATCTCTGACGAGGAGCGCCGCAAGTACGAGGAGGAGATCCGCAAGCTCTACAAGCAGCTGGATGACAAg GACGATGAGATCAACCAGCAGAGCCAAATCATGGAGAAGCTCAAGCAACAGATGCTGGACCAGGAGGAG GTGCTGGCGGCGGcacgggggggtggggaggcggcgcggcgggagctGGCGGCACTGCGTGCCGAGCATGGGGCGGCCCGTGCCGAGGTGGCCGAGGTGCTGGCGGCACTGGAGGAGCTGGCGCGCAGCTACGACCGCAAGGCGCAGGAGGCCGAGGACACCGGCCGCCACAACCGCCGGCTGGCCGACGAGCTGGCTCGCACTGAG GCGACGACGCTGTCGCTGGAGACGGAGCTGCAGCGGGTGCGGGAGCTGGGGGGGCAGCAGCGCAAGCGGGCGGCCGAGGTGCTCAACGGGCTGATGAAGGACCTGAGCGAGTTCAGCCTCATCGTGGGCAACGGCGAGATCAAGCTG CCGGTGGAGGTGAGCGGGGCCATCGAGGAGGAGTTCACCGTCGCCCGGCTCTACATCAGCAAGATCAAGTCGGAGGTGAAGTCGGTGGTGAAGCGGTGCCGGCAGCTGGAGAACCTGCAGGTGGAGTGCCACCGCAAGATGGAGGTGACCGGGCGCGAGCTttcctcctgccagctcctcaTCTCCCAG CACGAGGCGAAGATCCGCTCGCTGACGGAGTACACGCAGACGGTGGAGCTGAAGAAGCGGCACCTGGAAGAGTCGTACGATGCCCTGAGCGAGGAGCTGGCCCGGCTGCAGGCCCAGG AGACGGCGCAGGGGGTGGCCCGGAAGGAGCGGGAGCAGGATGAGACCCAGGACACCGATGAGGTCAAG AAAGcgctggagctgcagctggagagccaGCGGGAAGCCCAGCACAAGCAGCTGGCGCGGCTGCGGGACGAGGTCAACGAGAGGCAGAAAACCATCGACGAGCTGCGGGA CCTGAACCagaagctggagctggagctggagaagctgcGTGCGGAGCACGAGGCGCTGCGGAGCGAGGAGCGGGCCAAGGCTGCCCGGCTGCAGGAGCTCAC ATTTCTCTATGAGCGCCACGAGCAGTCCAAGCAGGACCTCAAGGGGCTGGAGGAGACCGTG gcccgtGAACTCCAGACCCTCCACAACCTGCGCAAGCTGTTTGTTCAAGACGTCACGACTCGAGTCAAGAAA aGCGCAGAGCTGGAGCCTGAGGACAGTGGGGGGCTGCACTCCCAGAAGCAGAAGATTTCCTTTCTTGAGAACAACCTGGAGCAGCTTACAAAGGTTCACAAACag CTGGTCCGTGACAATGCAGACCTGCGCTGCGAGCTTCCGAAGCTGGAGAAACGCTTGCGGGCTACGGCTGGGCGAGTGCAGGCCCTGGAGGGTGCTCTGAGGGAGGCCAAGGAGGGTGCTCGCCTCGACAAGCGTCGCTACCAGCAAGAGGTGGAACGCATCAGGGAGGCCGTCAGGGCCCGGGGGGCCGCCCGCCGCACCCACAGCGCCCACATcg ccaagcCGGTGCGACCAGGGCAGGTGCCAGCGGCGTCACCCACCGGCCTCAGCTACACCAACAGCCTCTTCCAGGGGTACCCCGGGGGGGGCCCCCTGCCCGGCCCCAGCCCCCAGGGCCT CTTTGCCAGCGGCCCCACCACGCTCTCCAGCAGCCCCCCGGACACCTACCAGCAGCTCAACGTGGATAATG GGAACATGACAGATATCAATGATAACAG gagTGACCTGTCCTGCGCCTGCGAGGCCGAGGAGCAATCCAAGCTCTTCCCCCTGCGCCAGGAGACGGCGGCCAGCtaa